One region of Chryseobacterium sp. C-71 genomic DNA includes:
- a CDS encoding beta-ketoacyl synthase N-terminal-like domain-containing protein, which translates to MNKEIYITDYNCVTPLGFDVESNWNALLEGKSGVALHKIIENQEAFFVSKIDSEKLDEEFSKLFDSDQSDNQNFTRLEKMFLLSLKALVDRNPISDETAFILSTTKGNISLLKNESTLPEGVYLSNLAQKLADFFGFKTKPIVVSNACVSGVMAISVAKNMIQAGKYKDAFVVAGDEITEFVISGFNSFQAIGSEPCKPYDKNRNGINLGEATAIAYITSTPSANEKFKFKILGDSAINDANHISGPSRTGDGLFASVQNAMKEAKVSSEQIDFISAHGTATLYNDEMEAIAFNRMDLQNVPLNSMKGYYGHCLGASGLLESIISMESALNNILIPSKNFEEMGVSKDLNIIKENQSAEIKYILKTASGFGGCNAAIVLEIESL; encoded by the coding sequence ATGAACAAAGAAATTTACATTACAGATTACAACTGTGTCACGCCTTTGGGTTTTGATGTGGAATCAAACTGGAACGCACTTTTGGAAGGAAAATCCGGCGTTGCGTTGCATAAAATTATAGAAAATCAAGAAGCGTTCTTTGTTTCTAAAATTGATTCTGAGAAACTGGATGAAGAATTTAGTAAACTCTTCGACTCCGATCAGAGTGACAATCAGAATTTCACAAGACTTGAAAAGATGTTTTTATTAAGTCTAAAAGCTTTGGTGGACAGAAATCCAATCTCAGATGAAACGGCTTTTATTCTTTCAACAACAAAAGGAAATATAAGTTTATTAAAAAACGAAAGCACTTTACCGGAAGGTGTTTACCTTTCAAATTTAGCTCAAAAACTGGCTGATTTTTTTGGATTTAAAACAAAACCGATTGTGGTTTCCAACGCCTGTGTTTCCGGAGTAATGGCGATTTCTGTGGCGAAAAATATGATTCAGGCAGGAAAATACAAAGACGCTTTTGTGGTTGCCGGAGACGAGATTACTGAATTTGTAATTTCAGGTTTTAATTCTTTTCAGGCGATTGGAAGTGAGCCTTGCAAACCGTACGATAAAAACCGTAATGGAATTAATTTGGGAGAAGCGACCGCTATAGCTTACATCACTTCTACCCCATCAGCGAATGAAAAATTTAAGTTTAAAATTCTGGGCGACTCAGCAATTAATGATGCCAACCATATTTCCGGACCATCGAGAACCGGCGACGGATTATTTGCGAGCGTTCAAAATGCAATGAAAGAAGCAAAAGTTTCATCCGAACAAATCGATTTTATTTCCGCTCACGGAACGGCAACCCTTTACAACGACGAGATGGAAGCCATCGCCTTCAACCGAATGGATTTGCAAAATGTTCCTCTCAACAGTATGAAAGGATATTACGGACATTGTTTAGGCGCATCAGGTTTGCTGGAAAGTATTATTTCAATGGAATCTGCTTTGAACAATATTTTAATTCCGTCCAAAAACTTTGAAGAAATGGGCGTTTCGAAAGATTTGAATATTATCAAAGAAAATCAGTCGGCAGAAATCAAATATATCTTGAAAACGGCTTCTGGTTTTGGCGGGTGCAATGCGGCGATAGTATTAGAAATTGAATCTTTATAA
- a CDS encoding outer membrane lipoprotein carrier protein LolA, which translates to MFKNIAFIALLLISTFVFAQNTAMTSAESKAFVTKISAETKEIKTLQSDFVQTKKMDFLDKNIVTQGRLSLKSPNILSWKYTKPYQYSIIFKENKIFINDQGKKSSVDAKSKTFEKINKLIVGSSNGKMFNDPEFSVVYLKNSSTNIAKFTPKSAQLLKYIKQIELHFPKNQSTVSQVNMTEASGDTTNIVFKNTKINAPIPAAEFSL; encoded by the coding sequence ATGTTTAAAAATATAGCTTTCATAGCACTTTTATTAATTTCAACTTTTGTTTTTGCACAGAACACAGCAATGACGAGCGCTGAATCTAAAGCATTCGTGACAAAAATTTCTGCTGAAACCAAAGAAATTAAAACTTTGCAAAGTGATTTTGTTCAGACAAAAAAAATGGATTTTTTAGATAAAAATATTGTCACACAAGGTAGGCTGTCTTTGAAATCTCCAAATATTTTAAGTTGGAAATACACAAAACCTTATCAATACAGCATTATTTTTAAGGAAAATAAAATCTTCATCAACGATCAGGGTAAAAAATCTTCGGTTGATGCCAAAAGCAAAACCTTTGAAAAAATCAATAAACTGATTGTCGGAAGTTCGAACGGAAAAATGTTCAACGATCCGGAATTTTCTGTGGTTTATTTGAAAAATTCAAGTACAAATATTGCTAAATTTACTCCAAAATCTGCTCAATTGTTGAAATACATCAAACAAATCGAACTTCATTTTCCTAAAAATCAATCGACAGTTTCTCAAGTTAATATGACTGAAGCTTCCGGCGATACAACGAATATTGTTTTCAAAAACACCAAAATCAATGCGCCGATTCCTGCTGCTGAGTTTTCTTTATAG
- a CDS encoding polysaccharide deacetylase family protein gives MKHYPFIIFYLFLNFFIYAFQGTIWVYIFCFILFSAVVIWGSFDIQLGYFVNSFTHKRTKNNEVALTFDDGPTEFTPKFLDILKENNIKATFFCIGKQIEKYPETFQRIITEGHTIGNHTFSHSNNTGFLSTTKMIEEIEKCDEIIFKTGNITTNLYRPPFGVTNPNIAKAIKKTQKKSIGWNVRSLDTVITDEKKILRKVTKGLKKDSIILLHDTSEKTYNVLVELLLFLERQKYSTFTIDSIFKSKNNV, from the coding sequence ATGAAACATTATCCATTTATTATTTTTTATCTTTTCTTGAATTTCTTTATTTACGCATTTCAAGGAACAATTTGGGTTTATATTTTCTGTTTCATACTCTTTTCTGCGGTTGTCATTTGGGGTTCTTTTGATATTCAATTAGGCTATTTTGTCAACAGTTTTACCCATAAACGAACAAAAAATAATGAAGTTGCTTTAACTTTCGATGACGGACCGACAGAATTTACACCGAAGTTTTTAGATATTTTAAAAGAGAATAACATCAAAGCTACCTTTTTCTGCATCGGAAAACAGATTGAAAAATACCCAGAAACGTTCCAAAGAATTATTACGGAAGGTCATACAATTGGAAATCACACTTTTTCACATTCAAATAACACCGGATTTTTATCAACTACTAAAATGATTGAAGAAATTGAAAAATGTGATGAAATAATTTTCAAAACAGGAAATATTACAACTAACCTTTACCGCCCACCTTTCGGAGTAACTAATCCGAATATTGCGAAAGCAATCAAGAAAACACAGAAAAAAAGTATCGGTTGGAATGTTCGTTCTTTGGACACTGTGATTACGGACGAGAAGAAAATTTTAAGGAAAGTAACAAAAGGTTTGAAAAAAGACAGTATCATTCTGCTTCACGATACTTCGGAAAAAACGTACAATGTTTTGGTCGAATTATTGTTATTTTTGGAGCGTCAAAAGTATTCAACTTTCACTATTGATTCAATATTTAAATCTAAAAATAATGTTTAA
- a CDS encoding beta-ketoacyl synthase — translation MSQKIAITGMGIISSIGNNVEENFISLTTGKHGISDIELFETRHAGSIKTGEIKLSNEELAQKLQLLEDNNLTRTALLGMVAAKEAVESAGISDINEYKTGLISSTSVGGMDITEKYFYTYEDFPEKQKYIDSHDAGNSSLAIAELLGLKGMVSTISTACSSAANAIMIGAKLIKNGVLDRVIVGGTDSLSKFTLNGFNTLMILTDSYNTPFDNDRKGLNLGEAAAFLVLESDEVVKKENKKVLAYLSGYGNANDAHHQTASSENGQGAYLAMEKALKVSGLNKENIDYINVHGTATPNNDLSEGIAMIRIFGENQVPEFSSTKAFTGHTLAAAAGIEAVYSILAMRNNVIFPNLNFKTKMEEFDLTPVTELKEKNINHVLSNSFGFGGNCSTLIFSK, via the coding sequence ATGAGTCAAAAAATTGCCATTACAGGAATGGGCATCATTTCCTCCATTGGTAACAATGTTGAGGAAAATTTTATTTCGCTGACGACCGGAAAACACGGCATTTCAGACATCGAATTGTTTGAAACACGCCACGCCGGAAGCATCAAAACAGGCGAGATAAAATTGTCTAATGAAGAGCTTGCACAGAAACTTCAGCTACTTGAAGACAACAATTTAACAAGAACTGCTTTGTTGGGAATGGTCGCTGCAAAAGAAGCTGTAGAAAGTGCCGGAATTTCGGATATCAACGAATATAAAACCGGACTCATCTCCTCCACAAGCGTGGGCGGAATGGATATCACCGAAAAATATTTCTACACCTACGAAGATTTCCCTGAAAAACAAAAATATATTGATTCACACGATGCCGGAAATTCATCTTTGGCAATTGCAGAACTGTTGGGTCTGAAAGGAATGGTTTCTACCATCAGCACAGCCTGTTCGTCTGCAGCCAATGCGATTATGATAGGCGCAAAACTTATCAAAAACGGCGTTCTGGACCGTGTGATTGTTGGCGGAACAGATTCGCTTTCGAAGTTTACTTTGAATGGATTTAATACGCTGATGATTCTCACCGATTCTTACAACACGCCTTTTGACAACGACAGAAAAGGTCTAAACTTAGGCGAAGCAGCCGCTTTCCTAGTTTTGGAATCTGATGAAGTTGTAAAAAAAGAAAATAAAAAAGTACTCGCCTATCTTTCAGGTTACGGAAACGCCAACGATGCGCACCACCAAACCGCTTCTTCGGAAAACGGACAAGGTGCTTACTTGGCAATGGAAAAAGCATTGAAAGTTTCAGGTTTAAATAAAGAAAACATTGATTACATCAACGTTCACGGAACTGCAACTCCGAATAATGACTTGTCTGAAGGCATTGCAATGATTCGGATTTTTGGCGAAAATCAGGTTCCGGAATTCAGTTCAACGAAAGCGTTCACAGGTCATACTTTGGCAGCTGCGGCTGGAATTGAGGCGGTTTACTCGATTTTAGCAATGCGGAACAATGTGATTTTTCCAAATTTAAATTTCAAAACTAAAATGGAAGAATTTGATTTGACGCCGGTTACCGAACTGAAAGAGAAAAACATCAATCACGTACTTTCCAATTCATTTGGATTTGGAGGAAACTGTTCAACTTTAATTTTTTCTAAATAA
- a CDS encoding DUF2062 domain-containing protein, producing MTLSEVQNAIDERKICVLIPTYNNEKTLQRVIDGVLEYTQNIIVVNDGSTDSTSEILKTYSQLTILNLPENKGKGNGLKIGFRKAKELGYHHAITIDSDGQHYPNDIPVFVEALLNENQDVLLIGNRNMSQDGIPKKSSFGNRFSNFWFWFETGIKLEDTQSGYRLYPLHKIPKKYFTPKFEFEIEIIVRTAWRHIPVKNIPIKVLYDPAERVSHFRPFKDFTRISILNTILVVITLLYIIPRNFINNFRKKSFKKFIREDVLESDGSNRTKAFSIALGVFVGFSPFWGFHTLLVISLSVLFKLNKVLAFVASNVSLPPFIPFIIVSSLYLGAPFVAGDSDIFRQEWNFDLVKNNVLQYVIGSLILATSMSLISGIATFLFLNKVTPENN from the coding sequence ATGACTCTTTCTGAAGTACAGAATGCAATTGACGAGAGGAAAATCTGCGTTTTAATTCCTACCTATAACAACGAAAAGACACTTCAAAGAGTGATTGACGGCGTTTTAGAATACACGCAAAACATCATTGTTGTCAACGACGGTTCTACAGATTCTACTTCAGAAATTCTAAAAACTTATTCTCAACTTACCATTCTCAATTTACCTGAAAATAAAGGGAAAGGAAATGGTTTAAAAATCGGTTTCAGAAAAGCAAAAGAATTAGGTTACCATCACGCCATCACGATTGATTCAGACGGACAGCATTATCCAAACGATATTCCCGTTTTTGTAGAAGCATTATTGAATGAAAATCAAGATGTTTTATTAATTGGAAACCGAAATATGTCACAAGACGGAATTCCTAAGAAAAGCAGTTTCGGAAATCGTTTTTCTAATTTCTGGTTCTGGTTCGAAACCGGAATTAAACTGGAAGACACACAATCTGGTTACCGCTTATATCCTTTGCATAAAATTCCAAAAAAATATTTCACTCCAAAATTTGAATTTGAAATTGAAATCATTGTACGGACAGCCTGGAGACATATTCCTGTAAAAAATATCCCGATAAAAGTTCTGTATGACCCTGCAGAAAGGGTTTCTCACTTCAGACCGTTCAAAGATTTTACGAGAATCAGTATTTTAAATACAATTTTGGTGGTGATTACTCTTTTGTATATTATTCCCCGAAATTTCATCAATAATTTCAGAAAAAAAAGTTTCAAGAAATTTATCAGAGAAGATGTCTTAGAAAGTGACGGAAGTAATCGCACCAAAGCATTTTCTATTGCGCTCGGTGTTTTCGTAGGGTTCTCTCCTTTTTGGGGATTTCACACACTGCTTGTCATTTCTTTATCGGTTTTATTCAAACTCAATAAAGTTCTGGCTTTTGTAGCTTCAAACGTGAGTTTGCCGCCGTTTATTCCATTTATCATTGTGTCATCACTTTATTTGGGAGCACCATTTGTAGCGGGAGATAGCGATATTTTTCGTCAGGAATGGAATTTCGATTTAGTGAAAAATAATGTTTTACAATACGTGATTGGAAGTCTTATCCTGGCAACTTCAATGTCACTAATTTCCGGAATCGCAACGTTTTTATTTCTGAATAAAGTAACTCCTGAGAATAATTAA
- a CDS encoding C45 family peptidase, with protein MKSKSLFFIFLVLNLISCGTRKSVKHIPDVKQYSLEIPKVKTINDSTFSFNQNYLTKNKQQLWELYIKGNPLQLGYNNGALTQNLMQHQEEIFFSKVEGFVPSKFKQKLLRGFLKWYNRKMYLNVREDFQAELYGLSQYSADKYDFIAPKFRRAIYLHGAHDIGHAMQDLMVVGCTSLAVWNENTEDGDLLIGRNFDFSVGENFAKNKLIEFVEPEVGISYMSVSWPGMIGVVSGMNKEGITVTINAGKSKIPLTAKTPISLVTREILQYAKNIDEAIAIARKRTVFVSESILVGSANDKKAVIIEVSPKNLGVYEVQNSNKLFCTNHFQSDSFKDDKRNQKHIVESHSEYRYEKLQELLQENPKLNPEKMASILRDKSGLKDKSIGYGNEKAINQLLAHHAVIFSPEKKMVWVSSNPYQLGEFVCYDLNEIFSDKRLKSGEFAKSSFNIRKDSFTDSQEFKNYEEFKKLGSQFEDEDKILSEEFIEYYQSLNPDFWLVYFQVGKYYFDHKLYSKANIEFEKALTKEITTVPDRENIKKYLKKTSRKLK; from the coding sequence ATGAAAAGTAAATCTTTATTTTTTATTTTTCTGGTTTTAAATCTTATTTCGTGTGGGACAAGAAAGTCTGTCAAACACATTCCTGATGTAAAACAATATTCTTTAGAAATACCGAAAGTGAAGACGATCAATGATTCCACTTTTAGTTTTAATCAAAATTATTTAACCAAAAATAAGCAGCAGCTCTGGGAATTGTATATTAAAGGTAATCCTTTGCAGTTGGGTTACAATAATGGTGCTTTAACGCAGAATTTAATGCAACATCAGGAAGAAATTTTCTTTTCAAAAGTAGAAGGTTTTGTTCCGTCGAAATTTAAGCAAAAATTGTTGAGAGGTTTCCTAAAATGGTACAACCGAAAAATGTATCTCAATGTAAGAGAAGATTTTCAAGCTGAATTGTATGGCTTATCCCAATATTCAGCGGATAAATATGATTTTATAGCTCCAAAATTCAGAAGAGCAATCTATCTGCACGGCGCACACGATATCGGTCATGCTATGCAGGATTTAATGGTAGTGGGCTGTACGTCACTGGCTGTTTGGAACGAAAATACAGAAGACGGAGATTTGTTGATCGGTAGAAATTTTGATTTTTCTGTGGGGGAAAATTTTGCTAAAAATAAACTGATCGAATTTGTTGAGCCAGAAGTAGGAATTTCGTACATGTCTGTAAGTTGGCCCGGAATGATTGGTGTAGTTTCCGGAATGAATAAAGAAGGAATTACGGTGACAATCAATGCGGGAAAATCTAAAATTCCATTAACAGCAAAAACACCAATTTCTCTGGTGACGAGAGAGATTTTGCAATATGCTAAAAATATTGATGAGGCGATTGCCATTGCAAGAAAACGAACGGTTTTTGTGTCAGAATCTATTTTGGTTGGAAGCGCAAATGATAAAAAAGCAGTGATTATTGAAGTTTCACCTAAAAACCTCGGTGTTTATGAAGTTCAGAATTCTAATAAACTTTTTTGCACTAATCATTTTCAGTCAGATAGTTTTAAAGATGATAAAAGAAATCAAAAACATATAGTAGAAAGTCATTCAGAATATCGCTATGAAAAACTTCAAGAGCTTTTGCAGGAAAACCCAAAACTGAATCCTGAGAAAATGGCTTCTATTTTAAGAGATAAATCTGGTTTAAAAGATAAAAGTATTGGTTACGGAAATGAAAAGGCTATAAATCAACTTTTAGCTCATCACGCGGTTATTTTTTCGCCCGAAAAAAAAATGGTTTGGGTTTCTTCCAATCCTTATCAGCTAGGAGAATTTGTATGTTATGATCTGAACGAAATTTTTTCTGATAAAAGATTGAAAAGTGGTGAGTTTGCTAAATCAAGTTTCAATATTCGTAAAGATTCTTTTACAGATTCTCAGGAATTTAAGAATTATGAAGAATTTAAAAAACTGGGATCTCAATTTGAAGACGAAGATAAAATACTTTCAGAAGAATTTATTGAATATTATCAGTCTTTAAACCCGGATTTTTGGTTGGTTTACTTCCAAGTGGGCAAATATTATTTTGATCATAAACTGTATTCTAAAGCAAATATTGAATTTGAAAAAGCATTGACAAAAGAAATTACAACGGTTCCGGACAGAGAAAACATTAAAAAATATTTAAAGAAAACTAGTAGAAAGTTGAAGTAA
- a CDS encoding 3-oxoacyl-ACP synthase — translation MKKLHVCTIENAQIILNHKIIFESELSSFSDFAKEAYKNLELNYPKFHKMDNLSKLAFLASEMILKNDNHSKTALVFANKSSSLDTDFKYQESINSQENYFPSPAVFVYTLPNICVGEISIKHKMQTENAFFVLDEFDEEFLNSYVAQILQSGKAEKVLCGWVELYQESYKAFVYLLTL, via the coding sequence ATGAAAAAACTTCACGTTTGCACTATTGAAAATGCTCAGATTATTCTTAATCATAAAATCATTTTCGAATCGGAATTATCTTCTTTCTCAGACTTTGCTAAAGAAGCATATAAAAATTTAGAACTTAATTATCCGAAATTTCATAAAATGGATAATCTCAGCAAACTTGCATTTCTAGCTTCCGAAATGATTCTGAAAAATGACAACCACAGCAAAACAGCTTTGGTTTTCGCCAACAAATCCTCAAGCCTCGATACCGATTTTAAATATCAGGAAAGCATCAATTCTCAGGAAAATTATTTCCCGAGTCCTGCTGTTTTTGTGTACACTTTGCCGAATATTTGTGTTGGCGAAATTAGCATTAAACATAAAATGCAGACCGAAAATGCGTTTTTCGTATTGGATGAATTCGATGAAGAATTTTTGAATTCATACGTGGCACAGATTCTGCAATCAGGGAAAGCTGAAAAAGTTTTATGTGGCTGGGTCGAACTGTATCAGGAAAGTTACAAAGCTTTTGTATATTTGCTGACTTTGTAA
- a CDS encoding 3-hydroxyacyl-ACP dehydratase, whose amino-acid sequence MQTILTDFYTLETQEKTESGSFIANIKLNQAHDIFNGHFPGNPVTPGVCMMQIVKELTEEFTGKKLFLKSASNVKFMAIINPFETPYLRIQLDINEGENEVKVKNITSFGETIALKMSVNYTKI is encoded by the coding sequence ATGCAAACGATTCTTACTGACTTTTATACGTTGGAAACTCAGGAAAAAACAGAAAGCGGAAGTTTTATCGCAAATATCAAATTAAATCAGGCTCACGATATTTTTAACGGGCATTTTCCTGGAAATCCGGTAACTCCTGGAGTTTGTATGATGCAGATTGTGAAAGAGCTTACTGAAGAATTTACAGGGAAAAAACTATTTCTAAAATCTGCTTCTAATGTAAAATTTATGGCGATTATCAATCCTTTCGAAACGCCTTATCTTAGGATACAGCTTGATATTAACGAAGGTGAAAATGAAGTGAAGGTAAAAAACATAACTTCCTTTGGCGAGACTATTGCATTGAAAATGTCAGTTAATTATACAAAAATATAG
- a CDS encoding phosphopantetheine-binding protein, with product MEDLKLELKNKIIEVLNLEDVAVEEIKDTDPLFGGGLGLDSIDALELIVLLDKDYGIKLSDPKKGKEIFQSIEVMAKYIEENRTK from the coding sequence ATGGAAGATTTAAAATTAGAATTAAAAAACAAAATCATAGAAGTTCTTAATCTTGAGGATGTTGCAGTAGAAGAAATCAAAGATACAGACCCACTTTTCGGTGGCGGTCTTGGTTTGGATTCTATCGACGCGCTGGAATTAATCGTACTTCTCGATAAAGACTACGGAATCAAATTATCTGACCCGAAAAAAGGGAAAGAAATCTTCCAGTCCATCGAAGTGATGGCAAAATACATCGAAGAAAACAGAACAAAATAA
- a CDS encoding beta-ketoacyl synthase N-terminal-like domain-containing protein encodes MSAVYINSAACISVQDTLNENFFDNLKPENSVQVLKAIEPNYKEFIPPAMSRRMSKTVKMSSVASTKALQEAGIEKPDAIIVGTGMGCSQDSEKFLKNVLENNEEFLTPTFFIQSTHNTVAGQIALGLQCHGYNFTYVNCSSSLEFSMLDAKLQILDGEADNVLVGSTDEQTDRTMELFKLNDSIKKEKNLPVDYLNSTTEGVIWGEGSSFFVLGKDKTETSYAQLKDIQIINSLKLNETQQFIEDFLVKNNLKNQDIEAVILGFSGDSESDVCYKNASELFPSSSLLYYKHLSGEFNTASGFSTFMACQILKNQVIPEVMLINDLKKESIKNVLLYNHLKGSDHSLVLLEKA; translated from the coding sequence ATGAGTGCAGTTTACATCAACAGTGCTGCCTGCATCTCGGTTCAGGACACTTTAAACGAAAACTTTTTTGACAATTTAAAGCCTGAAAATTCTGTTCAGGTTTTAAAAGCGATTGAGCCGAATTACAAAGAATTCATTCCGCCAGCAATGAGCAGAAGAATGTCTAAAACGGTAAAAATGAGTTCAGTAGCTTCCACAAAAGCTTTACAGGAAGCTGGAATCGAAAAACCCGATGCCATCATCGTCGGAACAGGAATGGGTTGCTCTCAGGATTCTGAAAAGTTTTTAAAAAATGTTCTTGAAAATAATGAAGAATTTCTAACCCCAACGTTTTTTATTCAATCTACGCACAATACGGTTGCCGGACAAATTGCTTTGGGATTGCAGTGTCACGGCTATAATTTCACTTATGTCAACTGTTCTTCGTCGCTGGAATTCTCAATGCTGGATGCAAAACTTCAGATTTTGGATGGCGAAGCAGATAATGTTTTGGTGGGTTCAACAGATGAACAAACCGACAGAACAATGGAATTGTTCAAGCTGAATGATTCGATTAAAAAAGAAAAAAATCTTCCTGTTGATTATTTAAATTCGACAACTGAAGGCGTGATTTGGGGCGAAGGTTCGAGCTTTTTCGTTTTAGGAAAAGATAAGACGGAAACTTCTTATGCACAATTAAAAGATATTCAAATTATTAACTCATTAAAATTAAATGAAACTCAACAATTCATCGAAGATTTTTTAGTTAAAAATAATTTGAAAAACCAAGATATTGAAGCTGTGATTTTAGGTTTCAGCGGAGATTCTGAATCGGATGTTTGTTATAAAAATGCTTCAGAATTATTTCCAAGTTCATCTTTATTGTATTACAAACATTTGAGTGGAGAATTCAATACAGCGAGTGGTTTTTCAACTTTTATGGCTTGTCAGATTCTTAAAAATCAAGTGATTCCTGAAGTGATGTTGATTAATGATCTGAAAAAAGAAAGCATTAAAAATGTGCTTTTGTATAATCATTTGAAAGGAAGCGACCATAGTTTGGTTTTGTTGGAGAAAGCTTAA